One segment of Ascidiaceihabitans donghaensis DNA contains the following:
- a CDS encoding MarR family winged helix-turn-helix transcriptional regulator: MMNQDDLYQLIWMSRPLMQAAETVVEQGLEDTGLTVRTRAVLEILLAQDAATVPDIAQRLEIKRQYVQVMVNETLADGLTLKRENPRHKRSTIIALTDKGRALIQDVVRREKQLVASLGQDLNSADVKTALGLINTLIDRLKTGI, from the coding sequence ATGATGAACCAAGATGATCTTTATCAACTTATTTGGATGTCGCGCCCGTTGATGCAGGCGGCAGAAACCGTTGTCGAACAGGGTCTGGAAGACACCGGACTTACAGTCAGAACGCGGGCCGTTCTTGAAATCCTACTTGCGCAGGATGCGGCAACGGTGCCGGACATTGCCCAAAGGCTTGAGATAAAAAGGCAGTATGTTCAGGTGATGGTCAATGAAACCCTTGCGGATGGTTTGACACTCAAACGCGAGAATCCGCGCCATAAACGATCGACGATCATCGCTTTGACAGACAAAGGGCGGGCGTTGATCCAAGACGTGGTGCGCCGTGAAAAACAGCTTGTCGCGTCATTGGGTCAGGACCTGAACAGTGCGGACGTCAAAACCGCCCTTGGCTTGATAAACACACTAATTGATCGTTTGAAAACAGGGATTTGA